The genome window TATGGCTTTACATTTGGCCACATAATTCCCTGttaattttatgtaaagtggTTAGACACTTGTTGTGCTTAAATATTAACTAATGCTTGGAGatactatttttcttttcactttacATGATGCCACAAAAGAGTTAAATGGACATTGTTGAATACAGTGGTAGAACCAAAAACTTTAGTTTAGGGGAGGCAAAAAATCCAACGTATAGTAATAACACATATTATAGCATATAAAGCATGGTAAATTTAAAATGTAAATTAAGGATttcaataataaaagaaaaagtataATTCAAACTGCAAAATTTGATTCCCTACCATTCTATTTCCTATCAATGCGAGAAACAACTATCTAATATagtaataaattaataattcatATTACtggctttgttttttttttcttacattaATAGAAGCAATAATCATTGCATAATTCCAAAACAACAaactcaaaataaaaataactatttcaAAATTAATAATACAATTTAAAATATAATACAAGAAAGTttgaaggaaataaaaataaaaacttgccTTGCAAAATTGGAGTTTGAGAACAGTTGATGCTTGAAGCATAATAATGGAGCTTAGAAAGACTCGATCCTTGAGAAGCTGGATAAAAAGTTgtgactttttatttttttaactaatCCTCCTACATTCTTAATTCAAGTGAATTCTATTAccttttatttcctttatttacttttatgtagtgtttttttaattgttatttttctgttgcAAGCTGTTGATGAACTGAGCATTTGACGAATAATTTGAACTAGGCACATTAAGGGCTCGATTTGAGGGTGGATTTTTAGCAAGCTGGAGCTCGAGTTCAAATAATATAATAAGAGAAGGAAATAATATAATATCGAGCCTGTAACATCAAATTGAACTTGATCTCAAATTTAGATCTCGTATAGGATTTGAGTTCGAATTTGAATTTATCTAATATTTTGAATCGAGCCGAATAGGTCAAAAGTACGATTCGATTCATTTATAAGCCCATTTGTACTAGTGCTACACTAATACGAGAAGAAAATAAGAGTTTGTTTGGTACAAGAGTCTCATAAAAAGAGTGATTAAGGGGGACAAGAAATAGATAAATGTATGAAGAGTAATTAAGAGGAACTAGAAATAGATATGCATGTTGGGaggggggggagggggaggcGATTAATCTATCTTAGATAAAATGTTTTAGTGCCTTTAGGATTATTTCGAAAGTTTTGGCGGCTGTGGGGGGGAGCGAAAGGCTGCTCCTCCCCAGCCCCCCTGTTCCATCCTTGGTTGAATCATAAGGGATTTGTGAGGTATTAACAATATACCCATGCAAATTTGGTGTACTTAAACCAAAATATAGATGATCAAAATTGTTGGCGTACATCAATTTGATTTTGACTATTACTTATTGTGATTTTTCGTTAGTTGTCTTAAATTGCGTTGAagacaaattttgttttaatcgAAATATTAGATGGACTAAATATTGGGGACCAAAACTGTACTTTTGCTCCACATTAAACGTTTGATTTTGGTGCGATAATTGATTGAGTTAATTCTCCTTTagcatttctggttcaaaatagTTCTTGTCTTTCTCTTTGGCATTTTCTAAATAAACGGTGATTTGAAATGGAGCTTGTTACGTGAACATTTGCCCCCTGGCATCTTTCAATGGAGGTACTCATTCATAGGCGAACAATCTTGGATACAAATTTTGAATCCTTTAAGAAAATGGAGAGTCTGAATGGAAATGCGCAAGCTAAACAAATATTGAGATCAAGGCATCTAAGCTGAATTCTGGTCCGGATACAAGCTTTCAAGGAAACTTTCACATTAACCAATGAAATTAAAATTGAGTGCAGGCGCAAGGTCTCTTTCAATCAGAATAATTGCTTGACAATGGTCTGATTGcagtaataaaaaaatttattaggtTGCAAACTgataatatataaaaaagggATTCAATATCGACACATTGTCATTGTTGTAAGACCACTTTTCTTGGTTTAATCTATCAATGATCTTGTCTacataattttttgaaataatctACAATTCTGCTTCAGGccggctgctgctgctgcacTTGCACTTGCGAAGATGTCAGTCACAGTCATTAGTTGGCCTGCAAATATAGATGTCATGATATTAACCAGCTACGTGCGCACATCAGGAGTACTATCACTATGTATATATGCGatctagataatttttttttttttttataaacgaTATAATATCATacaatgaaatatgcactaatGTGGCAGAAAATACTTTAATTATATCACAGAAATAATAAATCTGAAGAATCACTACATCTAATAGatctagaaaattacaaaaattacaTTGTGAAACTCAACACATTTGAAATTTAGAATATTTATGTATGCCAACGCTGTCTGATTTACTATCCAACTGGTTTAAACTCAAATTGGATGCTGAGATCTAATAAAATGACCTAAGAAATTCCAGTGATCTAGAAAAAATTCACCCTAAGGTTGATGAAACATATGAAGGTATACATgttaaaacatcaataaataGATTAACACGAAATGTTCACTAATTAACTATTCATTAGGGATTAGTACCGcctaatttttttcatttacatGTCCAAAAATCCCAAAAGATTCATCAGATAGCACTCGTCAATGTATCAAGAATAGGACCAAAAAGAAATACAAGCTTTCATATAAAATACCAGTATAACCCTAGTTTCCCTCAGTAAGAAAGATAGTTCAGTTATAAAGGGGTTTCAGGGTAGGTTTGTACAGGAGATATAACCAAGGGTGTTTGCTTGTAATTAACCAAGAATATTGTGTTACATAAGCTGCGGAACGGTAAGATTTTGTACAGTCATACCATAAAAATGCTAAGCATGTTATCTCATCAGCCCGGACAACTCAATTAAGATTTTGAATAGATTTAGTAACCAATGGAGCACTTTACCCTAGTTTTAGATATCAACTTCACGTTTCCAACACCTCCCCCACCCTCCCccccccaaaacaaaaaatgttATGATTAAGTTCTCAAACCACTTGAACAATGATTTACACAACATGTTATAGAATTGTGTCCGTAATAGACCAAAAAGCAATGAAGGCTTTCAGATAAATTATTAGTATAGGCAGTGTTGCCTCGACAAGAAAAACAGGTAAGAAGGGTGTTGAATGTTGAGATTCTGAAGACAGGCTTCAAATGTCCAAATGTCTGAATGATACGTCTAACTGGCTATGAATGCAGACCATACATAAGTTAATAACAATAAGGCTCaaaaaaacaataaagaaaaaaaaatgttccaTGCCCCCTGTCCCTCCCAATATCAAACGTGttatcttgttttatttttctctttatcTATTACTATTAGTATTACCATATTAAAAGTATGACGAGATTTGGCATTATAAGTTGTAAGCACTTTTTTATCTTGATTTATGTTGTTTCCATATTACCCCAAGTTATTGTATTTTAATTGTGGTaataattaaaatatgaaaCATTCCAAATGAATATATCTCAATAATAATGgtaattaaaatgaaaaactcCCTATTAAAACTATTTAGCGACCCATACATTTCATCTCCAATTTTTATGTGCATCAAAGTTTCTTATTCGAAacaatttcttgctcataatAGTTTGACCAATTTCAGCAACCACAATTTGAAGATTgtaaaaaaatattagtataaaaAAATAGATGCTCTTAGAACAAAAGAGAATAAGAAAAGAGTCCATATTCATTTGGAGAATCTTGATATGCATATCATGAGATAGGTACATAATTATGTGTCTTCTATCAGTATAAAGAAATactaaaagaaaagcaaaaataaaagaatcaaactatttctatCAATTGAAACTAAAGCCATTTTAAGATAATTAAGCTGTATAAATCATTATATTCTTATCAACCACAATAACACTTAGAAAAAACGTCAATAATCCAAATTCAACAATGCACCTCACATTATTCAAttcaaattcacaaaattttttgtGAAAAGTTCAACTGGAAAGATATAAAGTAAAATGTTCATGCGGAGTTGGATATGAGCACGATTCATATATTTTATTCTTAAATAATAAATTCATTCTAACTATacaattgcatttcatttgtcTTAGCAAGggaaaataatatttaaaatgttcatacaattttttttatttcttaaaatttgtTGATTTCATCATAAACTTAACTTTGGGGTGTATTTTTAAGTAAGAAAAGGCACATCAAGAAAGGGGTGAGTGTGGTGAAAATAATTAGAATGACAAAATCTAACTaatcaatttatttattctAATACCCCTTTAGAAATTGATTTTACGATTTAAGTCTTTATTTTCCTAacaattatgaattaattctaTTTACTAGGCTCACACTTGACATGTATGCATATATTTCCTGTTTAGCAATATTTTTTGtacaatattttaaaaaaataatattatgaTTTTATGGTAAAAATATTGTGAGTATACAACAACTTTGGTGAAAAATGACCGAATTAGGAATTATTTATCAAAGCTGAATCCATAATTTACCGAAAAGATCGacataaattaaaaaaagaaaactcaaaataaattcaaaaataattgaTCAAAGAGTTCATATTTAGATGGACTTTGAAATAATAATTGGTTAATGAAAATATGACATGTTTTATTATCAGGTAAAcaatcaaatttcacaaaaaatatatatataagacaTGTTATTTTGGGTTAATATAATCATGTGCAAAGCACGCGAACTATTACAAGTTTATTAAATGGATTGTTGATTGAATTCTTGTTGTTAAtctcaaaattaaattaaagtcCTACTTCATTGACATAAGCAATTATAATAACGCGCAAGATTAATCAAAATAATAACCCGGTTGCGAAATTAGTGCCGCTAGATGTATTAAAAGATTGTTAAGAGCGTAATTAATGCTGTATTATTCAAACATTTGGACTAATGACTAAGGGAAGTGCAATGGAGCGAAATGTCCATTGACTATTTGTCCTTTCTTTACTATATACTAGCAATCTATCACCAGAGCAAGAGAAGAGCACTCGATTGTGAGGTTTTGCAGTTCTTATCTCCTTTCACATTTGAGAGTTGTCTCATCTCTAAATTGAGATCTCTGCTGGTTCTCTTATTAATCTTTGATTAGATGGTCTCCAGTAGTATAGTATTACTTGCATTTATAAACTgaaattataaaaatgaaaCTTATAGTTAACGTAGGTATTGACAAACTCCATCTAAAAACATAGGAGTGAAATTGGAGATTGTGGTGCTTACCAATTTTACTTAAAGCCATTGTGGACAGCTCTCAATGTGAAAAGCTGTTGTTTGATGGCAAGGCAATAAACATGGAAATCAATAGAGTCCAAAGCATTAAAACTTCTATTTGTTATAAAACACCATACCATAACTTCTATTTGTACCATTCAAGCAGTTGGACTAGTGGATAACGCATGTGCAGTGgggtcttttttttctttcaatcatCCAAGAAGTATCCAATGACTATTTGTCATTTACTTGCTGGACAGTAGCAATCAACGTACAGAAAAGAGGAGAGCACTTGTTTTTGAGGTTTTGCAGATCTTTCTCGTCTCCTTTCATATTTGAGAACTGTTTCATCTCTTAAATTGAGATCGATACATTCTGGTTCCCTTGTTGATCTTCCCTTTATTAGATGGCCTCCACTAGTATCACTTGTATTTCTTCCATCTTGGCTGATCTGCAAGCGCTGGAGAACGATTATCCAGAATTTCCAAATTGGCCGCAGCAGTACCTGAGACGCATGAGACACATGCTAAGATATCTGAGAACATTTCTTCTGTGTGCGATAAAATACAGCAACGGTGATGTGCAATTACTATTTGACAACAAAAAGAACCAGGCAAATAATCATCATGCAAGCCTAGAAGCTCTGGCAGTTCGGATTGGAGAAGCCATTCCCAAGTGGGCAAAGGAGATCCAATCTTCTGATCAGCCTTGGAAGGTGGTCCATGATTTAGAAAAAGACATGGAATCCTtcgaacaagaaatttgcgaaTGGTACGTCTTTTTCTTGGGTTCCTCGTCACGGCAGTCCAGTAATTCGGTCGTTCGAAAAGATGACCTTATGGAATTCATGGATTCTCTTCTGGAGAATCTAGTGAATTATCTTCCAAGGAGTCGGCTGCCACATCAAGTTGGACTAATTAAAGCCCTTGAAGAGAAGCTGGCGTTCATGAAAAACTTCATCCGTTTTCTCACACTGCATGGCGTTGCAAACACAGAATTGGGACCATTGTTGGTTCACACTGAAGCTGTGGCTATCAATGCAGCAGGCCTCTCTTATAAGTTCCAGTTTAAGAAGGGTTTCGGATCGCCCAAGGATATCAAGGAAAACATTTCGGAACTGCCGCAGAAGATTATTCCTGTTGAACCGCAAGTCCTTGACACTTGTATCCAGGCCCTGGCTGCTTCAAAGTTATCAAGACAATCATACGGAGATACAGATGAGCGCATATTGAGAGACTTCTACCATTCTCTCCTGCGTAATCTTTGGGAGAAACTAAAGCATGGTACTTGTCCTGTAATTTTGCGTCAACTACAAATGTTTTACGAGGGGCTCAATTCCTTGAGAACCATTTTGAAGGAGAAGCCAAAGGAGTTCAATGAGAAAGTAAGAGATCCTACTCGAGTCGTGAAATGTTATGGAGGAGATTTTATTTCCCCACTCTCTCTGAATGCAATCAAAGACGGCATACAAGCCAAGGATATGGATATCGTGTGTTCTGAGTTATCGGAAATAATTAAGCTCATCAATGCAGTAATCACAGAGAAGTGTCCAGAATCATCATCATTCACTTTTCCTACGACCAATGGACTGGGCTTTGTTGATTCCCTTCTAGAAAAGATGATGGATGTGACAAGTTCTGAGGCCGGCTCGATTGCTTTGATCGATCATCCAATTCAAAAAGTCCAGGAAGTACTTGTTTGTTTACGTTCTTTGCTGTGGAAAATTGTGGAGCTGCAAAATGAAGATGAGGAGGTCCAGGCAATTTGGAATCGTATTGTTGGGGTGGCATACAGGATAGAGCTTTTTATTGACTCCTTAATAACTGGAAATATCTTAGATTCTTCTTCAATGTCTATTCATTCCATTTTAGAAGAAATGAACATCATTGAAGCTGCGGCCTTGAAGATTTGTGATAGCGAAAGACTTGGTGGAAAAGTTAGCGAAGTAACGAAGAGATTCAATCACATGCCACAAGAAGGAAGTAAGCCAATAGTCAATGATTTGGTGGTGGGATTCGAGGATGAGACGGCATCGATAATCAATGGACTCAGAAATGGATCACGCCAAGTGAAAATTGTTTCCATTGTGGGTATGCCGGGATGCGGTAAGACAACTTTGGCTAGAAAAGTGTACAATGATTCTTCAGTGAAGTCCCATTTTTATGAGCGTGCTTGGTGTACTGTTtctcaaatatatcaaaagagAAATCTGTTGCTTCAAATTTTGACTTGTATTGAGTCCAAGCTTCCTGAGGAAGTTTTTAAGATGGGTGAAGAAGATCTGGCTCTTCAAGTCAAAAGACGTTTGCTGAAAAACAGATATCTCGTTGTTTTGGACGATGTATGGGACATTGATGCATGGAACGGATTGGAAGCCTCATTCCCTGATGATGGAAATGGAAGTAGAGTTATCTTGACAAGTCGGCTCCGTGGTGTTGCTCCGCAAGCCAAACTCGACCATGAACCGTATTCTCTTCCTCAACTCACTCCTAATGAGACCTGGGATTTGCTAAAAGGGAAGTTATATCCTGGACAAGATTTGGCTCCTCCAGAACTATGTGAAATTCGACAGCAAGTCGTGGAAATGTGTCAAGGACTACCTCTTACGGTTGTCATTCTTGCCGGAATTCTCTCAAGGATGGACCGATATGGTTGGAAAGAAGCTGTGGAAGGTTTAAGTTCAAGGAATGTTTCTAGTACGGAACAATGTACCGCTACATTAGAGCTGAGTTACAAACATTTACCTGATAATCTGAAGgcatgttttctttattttggagcCTTTCCAGAAGACCATGAACACAATACCAGGAGGTTGATTTCTCTATGGGTTGCTGAAGGTTTTGTTCAAAAAACTCAGCTCAAGAGATCAGAGGATGTGGCAAATGATTACCTGATGGAACTTATTAGCAGAAGCTTAGTCATAGTTTCGAAACCAAGATCCATTGATGGGGTCAAAGCTTGTCGCATTCACGATTTGTTATATGAGTTTTGTGTGACAAAAGCCAAAGAAGAAAAGCTTTTGCAGCGGGTACGTAGGTATGATGACTTATCTGCTTTCACTTTGCCATGTTACCTACGTCGCTTATGCATTATTGATTCTAAGGTGGAGCACTTTGACAACTTGAGGTTATTCTCTCCTGCCATACGCAGTCTATTATTATTCAGTCACGATGAAGACAGTAATAGTTTTGACCTTCGATTCATTTTTCACATCATCAAACTTGTCAAAGTGTTAGATTTGAGCCAAATTGGACTCGACCCCTTTCCTAGAGAGGTAGAACTGCTTGTTCACTTGCGCTACTTGGCGATTCTAGGTCGAGGTAAAATCAGTCTCCCATCATCAGTATGCAATCTCCcgaatttggaaactttgatttGGCGAAATTCCTCAACTCATCGTTCAGTTTCACTACCAGATACCGTATGGAACCTGAAGAAACTAAGGCATTTACAACTAATTGATGAGGTCGATAAgcattattgtttttttttccctagaGACAATCTTGACAACTCGTCACAGTTGCGTGACTTAGATTTCTTGTCCTGTTTGTCTCTCGATCCTGAGGAAAACATCAGCAAGCTGTTGAGAAAGTTTCCAAATATCCGCAAGCTGAGATGCTCTGTCAATCTGAAGCCAGATGTTCAATATCATGTAGCAATGGATTGTCTAAGTCAGTTGGAATCACTCAGTCTGAGTTGCGTTATTTACGGCGGTGGCCGATATCAGTTAGATTTCCAATTTCCTTTGACTATTAAAAAATTGACCCTATCTTATTTTCGCTTGCCATGGAGCAAAATGGCAGCAATTGGAAATCTACCCAATCTTGAGGTACTCAAATTACTCAAACAAGCCTTTGAGGGGGAAATATGGGAAATGGAAGTGGAGAAGTTCCCTAAAGTTCGTTTCTTGAaattagcttccttgaacattGTGAAGTGGACAGCCTCCTCCGAGTATGAGTACGAGGACCAGTACTATTTTCCTCGTCTCCAGAAGCTAGTATTGGATCGCTGTGGAGCGTTGCAGGAGATCCCTTCTTGTTTGGGAAATAGTTATGCCCTTGAAATAATTGAGGTGTCAAAATGTCCCAGCTGTACCAGTTcattggaagaaattcaggaaGAGCAAAGAAGCAATGGAAATACCGATCTGAAGATCCTTATCTCATAATGGACGATTGATCTTCTCAAGTAAGTTTGCTTTGGACAGCCAGTTTACTTTACATTTGTTTTTTAAGTACTTTACTTATGTACTGCTACGGGTTATGTTTATCTGTTTTGGCATCAAGATCAAgttgttctttttcttaatagtttttctttttctttttcttaatagCATCAAGATCAGGCTGCAAGATTTTGGAGGACTTCCCTTCTTGTTTGGAAAATATATCAACTCTTGAAATAATTGAAGTATCTAAATGTCCCAACTCTACAAGTTCAGTGGAGCAAATTCAGGAAGAGCAAATACTGATCTGAAGATCTTTATTTCACGATGGATGACTGATCTTTCCAAGtgtgtttggtttggtttggtttggtttggaaGCCACTTCAgtctacttttcttttttaacccTTTACTTCTGTACACATACTGGTTATGTTGTATCTGTTGAGCATCAATCAAGATCAAGTTGTTCTTGTTTTCTTTGCAAGTTTCTTGTTATTCCTGTGACCCAATCTTGTACTGCGACATATACATACCTATACAACTGAGTTTGCAAATTTTCCAAGAAGTTATTTGTCTTTATTGGTTTGAACTTTGAATTACAATAATATCCTATTGGGAGATTTCCGGTAGTCAACGAAATAACTTTTGATACAAGCACGTACCAAGATTGACTGTTGTACAAAATGAAGGAAGAAacccaaagtttttttttttaaaaaaaaaaaaaaaaaaaaccccccatCCTTCCTTACATTCTTTCTGTTCCCAACTAGTAGACTCTAGATTCAAACGTTGAACCTGACATCAAAGAGAAGCATAGTTACGAGAGTTAATTGTGCTAACTTCACTTGAGCATTGTCGTAATCCTAAAAACTTTTTGTAAAGTTATTTATTAAACGTTTTAAATTGTTCTAAAATTGATATCTTAAAAAGTActttataattttcaaaatacaaaaggcctCCCAAAATAAGTAACATTCAGGAAAAATGTAGAGACAAGGTATAAGtggaacattttttttaaaagagaTTTTAGCATAATTAGCATAATTTTTAGGGCCACCCCCAACTTATATAGTTTCAGGGGAAATGATGGGCACCAAAGATGGACCTGGAAGGGCTCCTCCAAGTCCAGATACTCTTATCCAAAGATTTAGATAATTCTCTTGTTCATTcttaaaattctaaaaattttcaaaaagccctttaaatttgaatattttgGAGCCGCAACTATATATTTTAGTTTGCAAAAAATCTACTCATTATCTCTACCTCACCCCTGTATACTTTTATTGTGGTTCTACAAGTGAAACACATTACATGAGGGAGTAGCTAAAAGTAAATTAATTTAATAATCCATTTAAAGCAATTCttattaaaatttataattcttattaaaataaattaatttgaaattttagaatTATAAAGTAAATGAAGGGCTTTGGCATATAAAAATTTACATTCATTCAAACTCAGCCCATTTGGGCTCTTAAAAATAGGTTTTAACCTAGTTTTTAaatctaattttgaaatttagttCAATAATGGGCTGAGTTTTGTCTAAATTAGGGTTAAATTGAATAAAGTCCAACCCATTTAAAAGTTTTAAATGAGCCAATCTCAAGCCAATATAAAAGATTTTTCTTTGGGCCAAACTTGAACTTATTGAAGCCCTTATTCGCAAAACCAAATTGATAAGGTTTTGTATTTGTATAGAATTTGGTTGAGAAAATAAGGTTAGTAAGGGCAATTTAGTCCAAGGGTAATTTAGTCCTTTTATTATGATATAagtaggggcaaattagtcaaaaactTTTACTAGAATTAGTAGGGGCAAGTTAGTTCATTTATTATCATATTATTATGTGAGAGTGTGGTTATATAGTGTTCAATACGAATTTGCATCATTCGCAAgggcaaattagtccaaatattATTATACTAGTACTaggtgcaaattagtcaaaaagcTTTAAATTAATTATTAAGGGCAAATTAGTCCATTCATGTTATATTATCCTATGAGGGTAAGGTTATATAATTATGAGAGtacaaatttatattatttgtaAGGATCAATTAATCTAAAATTTCATCAGTCGTCCTGGGATGACTAATACCATCACCACCatggaattattttattccaTGAATAGGGGATTAATTCGATTAATCGGGATGTATCATGTCATGTATAAAATACAACCAAACATGAGATGAGATAGAATGACTAATCCAATCCTTGTGTCATCTCATAAACCAAACGAATCCTAAAAAGATTAATTTCATTGTGCACTCCATAACTGATATACGATTCTCACTCTGCGAGCTAAACTTGATTTCGAAAGCATTACACTCTGATGCGTCCCATTTGAATCTAATCCATAACACCACAGTGAGCAAATTACATAGCAGTGTCACGCCAGAAGCTATAAAGGCATTTGAAACAACCCAGGAAATATCATGATCGtagattttctctttttttccttcttggcCTTTTGTTCAGATAAATGTGACAAGGGTCAGATTATATACGATTTCAATTGTGAGTATGTCAAGCTAACGATCACAGTCAAGTACGAAAAGACACAAAATAGTAGTTGTAAAATCAATGCTAAAAAATTTATCTTGTAAAAAGGGGATTTTGCTAATAATGAACTACGTGCCATTTTTTTGgaacaaggaaaaaggaaaataaaacttggGTTCCTCTCAAAAATCTTGAATTTTCCTGCTAGATTTTAGTCTGCAAAATTTGTGTGTGTGAATGGGGGAGAAACTTAGTCTACTGCAAGAGTGTTTGTGGGCGTGAGAAAGATAGTCTAACCCGGATCATCAATTTGTCTGTTTCATGTTTGAACAATTTGTGCGCAACGGATCATCAATTTGTGTGATAAATTGTGAAGATGATGACGAGAGGACAGATGTTAAACTGAGTTTTAGGGCTTTTTTCCCTTGATAAATTGTGATTTTGTGagattgtttttattttaatcgGCTTTGGTTATAGAGATTAAATTTCTCTGGCCGGTTATTCGATTAATCAATTTAACATGGTTCGGATTTGGTTGTTTGAGAGTTTGGTTTATCAAGAGACACTTGGCAAGATTAGAAGAAGTGGGATAGGTTGTGAGACAGGATGTGACatagaagatccgttgcgcaaATAATGCTTACCTGTACAAAACGCAACCTAAGCAACTTATGTTCCACATAATGAAATGAAGATATGGCCTTACcttatattttctttcttccccttgatttatcaaaatatgaaataaTAATCTCTCTCGTATCGATTTCTCATTTGTGATGTCGCATTGTTTAGCAACATTGTTTTGAAACTGAGAATTGCCAATTTTCCATAGCTATCTTTGGcattttcaattatttatttttaaaaatttctcgTGGACTTGAGTTTTCGAAGGTAATGTGGA of Coffea arabica cultivar ET-39 chromosome 5c, Coffea Arabica ET-39 HiFi, whole genome shotgun sequence contains these proteins:
- the LOC113689419 gene encoding putative late blight resistance protein homolog R1A-3; translation: MASTSITCISSILADLQALENDYPEFPNWPQQYLRRMRHMLRYLRTFLLCAIKYSNGDVQLLFDNKKNQANNHHASLEALAVRIGEAIPKWAKEIQSSDQPWKVVHDLEKDMESFEQEICEWYVFFLGSSSRQSSNSVVRKDDLMEFMDSLLENLVNYLPRSRLPHQVGLIKALEEKLAFMKNFIRFLTLHGVANTELGPLLVHTEAVAINAAGLSYKFQFKKGFGSPKDIKENISELPQKIIPVEPQVLDTCIQALAASKLSRQSYGDTDERILRDFYHSLLRNLWEKLKHGTCPVILRQLQMFYEGLNSLRTILKEKPKEFNEKVRDPTRVVKCYGGDFISPLSLNAIKDGIQAKDMDIVCSELSEIIKLINAVITEKCPESSSFTFPTTNGLGFVDSLLEKMMDVTSSEAGSIALIDHPIQKVQEVLVCLRSLLWKIVELQNEDEEVQAIWNRIVGVAYRIELFIDSLITGNILDSSSMSIHSILEEMNIIEAAALKICDSERLGGKVSEVTKRFNHMPQEGSKPIVNDLVVGFEDETASIINGLRNGSRQVKIVSIVGMPGCGKTTLARKVYNDSSVKSHFYERAWCTVSQIYQKRNLLLQILTCIESKLPEEVFKMGEEDLALQVKRRLLKNRYLVVLDDVWDIDAWNGLEASFPDDGNGSRVILTSRLRGVAPQAKLDHEPYSLPQLTPNETWDLLKGKLYPGQDLAPPELCEIRQQVVEMCQGLPLTVVILAGILSRMDRYGWKEAVEGLSSRNVSSTEQCTATLELSYKHLPDNLKACFLYFGAFPEDHEHNTRRLISLWVAEGFVQKTQLKRSEDVANDYLMELISRSLVIVSKPRSIDGVKACRIHDLLYEFCVTKAKEEKLLQRVRRYDDLSAFTLPCYLRRLCIIDSKVEHFDNLRLFSPAIRSLLLFSHDEDSNSFDLRFIFHIIKLVKVLDLSQIGLDPFPREVELLVHLRYLAILGRGKISLPSSVCNLPNLETLIWRNSSTHRSVSLPDTVWNLKKLRHLQLIDEVDKHYCFFFPRDNLDNSSQLRDLDFLSCLSLDPEENISKLLRKFPNIRKLRCSVNLKPDVQYHVAMDCLSQLESLSLSCVIYGGGRYQLDFQFPLTIKKLTLSYFRLPWSKMAAIGNLPNLEVLKLLKQAFEGEIWEMEVEKFPKVRFLKLASLNIVKWTASSEYEYEDQYYFPRLQKLVLDRCGALQEIPSCLGNSYALEIIEVSKCPSCTSSLEEIQEEQRSNGNTDLKILIS